Within the Candidatus Zixiibacteriota bacterium genome, the region AGAGGTCCAGCAAAGCAAACGGTTTCGCCAGGCTTCGGATCGGGCCGGGTAACCATGTGAAAAATCCCACAAACCCGCTTGCGGCCAAACGCCAATTTGCTATATTCTCACAATAAAATACTGCGAAATTAAGCCACAAAATTTCGGGAGAAAATATGGAATATCGCGTAGAAACCGACACTATGGGCGAAATAAAGGTCCCCGCGGACAAGTACTATGGCGCCCAAACAGCCCGCTCGCTGATGAATTTCCGCATCGGCGGCGAACGCATGCCCCGCGAACTCATCAGGGCCTTCGGTATCCTTAAAAAAGCCGCCGCTCAGGTCAATATGCAGCTCGGCACCCTGCCCAAGGAAAAGGGCGACCTGATTGTCAAGGCCGCCGATGAAGTCATCGAAGGCAAACTCGATGACCATTTCCCGCTCGTAATCTGGCAGACCGGCTCCGGAACCCAGACCAATATGAATGTCAACGAGGTAGTCGCCAACCGGGCGATTGAAATGGCCGGCGGACAACTCGGCTCCAAAAAGCCGGTTCACCCCAACGACGATGTCAACAAGGCGCAGTCGTCCAACGACACTTTCCCGACCGCGATGCACATCGCGGCGGTCGAAGAAATCCACCGCCGTTTGATTCCGATGGTCACCCAGCTTCGTGATACTCTGGACAAAAAGTCCAAGGATTTCAAAGATATCATCAAAATCGGTCGCACCCACTTGATGGATGCTGTCCCGCTCACGCTGGGGCAGGAGTTCTCCGGCTATGTTGAGGCCCTTTCGCTTGGACTGGTTAGAATCAACGAGTGTCTGCAGAGGCTGTACCCGCTGGCCCTCGGTGGCACCGCTGTCGGCACCGGCCTGAACACTCATCCGGAGTTCGCCGTCAAATCAGCCGCCCAGATAGCCAAATTGACCGGTAAGAAATTCGTAACGGCCCCGAACAAGTTCGAGGCTCTGGCGGCTCACGATGCTATTGTCGAGGCCTCCGG harbors:
- the fumC gene encoding class II fumarate hydratase; amino-acid sequence: MEYRVETDTMGEIKVPADKYYGAQTARSLMNFRIGGERMPRELIRAFGILKKAAAQVNMQLGTLPKEKGDLIVKAADEVIEGKLDDHFPLVIWQTGSGTQTNMNVNEVVANRAIEMAGGQLGSKKPVHPNDDVNKAQSSNDTFPTAMHIAAVEEIHRRLIPMVTQLRDTLDKKSKDFKDIIKIGRTHLMDAVPLTLGQEFSGYVEALSLGLVRINECLQRLYPLALGGTAVGTGLNTHPEFAVKSAAQIAKLTGKKFVTAPNKFEALAAHDAIVEASGVMKTLACSLMKMANDVRWLASGPRCGIGEIAIPENEPGSSIMPGKVNPTQPEAMTMVCAQVIGNDVAVNIGGASGNFELNVFKPVMIYNLLQSIRLIADACEMFNENCAVGIEPNKANIKRFLDNSLMLVTALNPHVGYDNAAKIAKKAHADGSTLKEAAVALGLLTEKEFDEKVRPEKMIGPK